Proteins from a genomic interval of Nerophis lumbriciformis linkage group LG01, RoL_Nlum_v2.1, whole genome shotgun sequence:
- the acvr1ba gene encoding activin A receptor type 1Ba yields the protein MALKHTGRALLALLGLLAVANALRCNCTTCEKTGYECETDGACMASTYTIQGKEQHVRICINRDNLVPPGQPFYCLSAEGLLNTHCCYVDYCNSIDLKVPVPTKEDLPGLGSSWGPVELVAVIAGPVFLLCVLLMVGVFLFQYHQRAYSHRQRLEVEDPSCDHLYLAKDKTLQDLIYDMSTSGSGSGLPLFVQRTVARTIVLQEIIGKGRFGEVWRGKWRGGDVAVKIFSSREERSWFREAEIYQTIMLRHENILGFIAADNKDNGTWTQLWLVSDYHEHGSLFDYLNRYSVTIEGMIKLALSAASGLAHLHMEILGTQGKPGIAHRDLKSKNILVKKNGMCAIADLGLAVRHESITDTIDIAPNQRVGTKRYMAPEVLDETINMKHFDSFKCADIYALGLVYWEIARRCNAGGIHEEYQLPYYDLVPSDPSIEEMRKVVCDQKLRPNVPNWWQSYESLRVMGKIMRECWYSNGAARLTALRIKKTLSQLSVEEDIKM from the exons ATGGCTCTGAAACACACCGGCCGAGCGCTGCTGGCCCTGCTGGGGCTACTGGCCGTCGCCAATG CTCTGCGTTGTAACTGCACAACATGTGAGAAGACAGGCTATGAGTGCGAGACAGATGGCGCCTGCATGGCCTCCACGTACACCATTCAGGGGAAGGAGCAACATGTACGCATCTGCATCAACCGGGATAACTTGGTTCCGCCCGGCCAACCTTTCTACTGTCTGAGTGCTGAGGGTCTACTCAACACTCATTGCTGCTATGTGGATTACTGCAACAGTATAGACCTGAAAGTTCCTG TTCCCACAAAGGAGGACCTTCCAGGCTTGGGCAGCTCTTGGGGCCCGGTGGAGCTAGTGGCGGTCATTGCGGGGCCCGTCTTTCTGCTCTGTGTGCTGTTGATGGTTGGCGTTTTCCTGTTCCAGTATCATCAGAGGGCCTACAGTCACAGGCAGAGGCTGGAGGTAGAGGACCCATCCTGTGACCATCTGTACTTGGCCAAGGACAAGACCCTGCAGGACCTCATCTATGACATGTCTACCTCCGGATCAGGCTCTG GTCTGCCCCTGTTTGTGCAACGCACTGTGGCCAGGACTATTGTGCTGCAGGAAATTATAGGAAAGGGTCGTTTTGGAGAGGTTTGGAGGGGAAAGTGGCGTGGAGGGGACGTGGCGGTGAAGATCTTCTCATCCAGAGAGGAACGCTCGTGGTTCAGAGAAGCTGAGATCTATCAGACAATAATGCTGCGCCATGAAAACATCCTGGGATTCATTGCAGCAGACAATAAAG ACAACGGCACATGGACACAGCTGTGGCTGGTGTCGGACTACCACGAGCACGGCTCGCTTTTTGACTACCTGAACCGCTACTCGGTCACCATCGAGGGCATGATCAAGCTGGCACTGTCGGCTGCCAGTGGACTGGCACATCTGCACATGGAGATCCTCGGCACTCAGG GTAAGCCTGGCATCGCTCACCGTGACCTCAAGTCTAAAAATATCTTGGTCAAGAAAAACGGCATGTGCGCGATCGCGGACCTTGGTCTGGCTGTACGGCATGAGTCTATCACAGACACGATCGATATTGCTCCTAACCAACGTGTGGGCACCAAGAG ATACATGGCTCCTGAAGTGTTGGACGAAACCATCAACATGAAGCACTTTGACTCCTTCAAGTGCGCCGACATCTACGCACTGGGCCTGGTGTACTGGGAGATAGCACGTCGCTGCAATGCAGGAG GTATCCACGAGGAGTACCAACTGCCCTACTACGACCTGGTGCCCTCTGACCCCTCCATAGAGGAGATGAGGAAGGTGGTATGTGACCAGAAGCTGCGGCCCAATGTACCCAACTGGTGGCAGAGCTACGAG TCTCTGCGCGTGATGGGCAAGATCATGAGGGAGTGCTGGTACTCCAACGGGGCGGCCCGACTGACGGCGTTGCGCATCAAGAAGACTCTGTCGCAGCTCAGCGTGGAGGAGGACATCAAGATGTGA